DNA sequence from the Glycine soja cultivar W05 chromosome 18, ASM419377v2, whole genome shotgun sequence genome:
CAATTCTAATAACAGATTATGTTTTGACCCCTTCCCCTACTCCACATCAAACACATACAGCACCACAAAatcagcaaaaacaaaaaatccaaaacaaaagCATTATTTTACAATGTATGACAGACAAAGTGGGTTTCACTAATATTTTTGCTTTTGCCCGGGAGTAATAAATATTATagatgatttaaaataaatgataaatcagTACTCCTGGCATGAAAGTACAAATCAAATTCAGTTGAGAGAATAAACTTCCACAAAGGCAGTAGAATGATAAGGATTTGGTAAAAGATATTACTCTTAATGGTTTAACAAACAATTTGATGGTCCATTCACAAAGAAGCATCTTATATTATCAATGCACATTTAACACCTATACAGCTGAcaagaaaattcatttttgcaTCCCAAATCTTGATAATGAAACAAAATGCATATTGTGAATATAAGGAAAGTACGTTAACCTTTGTCAGTACATCCACGTCCTGTGCTGTAGCCTTCTTTTCATATCCTGGTGGTGGAAAAGGAAAGCAGCGCGACATTGCACAAAGTCCAGATATGTCCGGTGTATCTTCCTTGTaaaattgagaattttttaattagtttccaGTAGCACTGTTCCAGAAAGGGAACCAACCAGCAACTATGCTCTTGTCCATGCACCATGTCACCGCATTCATTTCCAGCTTCAATATTCCTCCATAAGCTTCTTATTGACTATAAACACAAATTATGGGGAGCACCAAGGATTACTTTACTTGCCTTGACCAAATATGCAATCGGCGGAAACTAATATCATCAGAAATGAAGGAATGAAATGAACATGGAACACTGAAGCTGACAAACAGGATTCCTAGTACAGTGGTAAATGGTTGAGCTAAAACCCAATAAGTATATGCTTAGGTGTTGGGGCAGAGCTGCAATCAGATCCTCGGTAACAAGAAGTGAACAGTTTTGCCTTTGAGTGAAAAAGGAAGAGCCAGCCTGCGACTGAGTAAAGAATGAATTAATATAGACAATCCTCTTCCATGCTCATGTGAAacttaagaatgagaaatctccAAGTAGAAATGCTGAAGCACAAAATTGGAAGGTATGAAGAGATCAGAGCTCATGCTCATTTCATGCAATCCCCCGAGAGGGTACGATCCAAGGAAACCCTAGAAAAtcaagtaaaagaaagaagctGAGTAGATAGCGGGAAACGGGAATAgccagagagagaaagaaaacccTAATTCCAATCGAGCGAATAAAAACTTTTTGGGGTACCTAAgcaagaataataaataataagaatagGAATCGATGAAAAGGGGCAGGGGTGAGATTGAAAGAGAGAGTTATTGGAATGGGCATTGTAGGAAGAGGAGATAAGATCTCTCTTTCTCTTCGGGGACAAAAGAAAAGAATCGTCTTGTCGAGATTCTGGGTTTTCTATTCTCCCTTCCCCTTACTACTgctgctgcttcttcttcttcttctgatgTGTTTTTGTTATAATGCTCCTTTCTTTGCGTTCTGCGTCTATCTATTCCCTTTTTTcaggattattattatttcaaacaaatacaCCTACAAAAATACGcccttaataataatataccaatttaaattctaattctACCGTTATTCATAAGGCTTCTACACACTTGCACTTTAATGCCATCAATTCAATGatttctttctccttttatCTTTTCACAAAACTAACCTCATTATTTTGCCCACGGTTCGGATGGGcaatagaattaaaaataggcatatatgattatgaattttaattcatttaaacttttaaattttaattttatcttagcTCAAAGGTAAATGAGTAAGATGATTATGGTCACTAAAATTGTccatacaaatatttaattcagGACTGAAATCTGAAATCACTGTTAAATTGAAATAACTTCACATCAATTTATTCATATCATTAATAGGAAatccaatttaatttaaatatcctaaagatattttacaacatgtttatttgtgtttttttttatctcttgttCACTTTTCCTTCACTACTTTTGACTAGTATTTTAGTATGtcctttacaaaaaaattaatgtttactttGTATAACTAAaggttataataaataaatacttctaAATATATAAAGGGTTTTGCTATCCAAAGTGAGTCTAAGGAATTAAAATGGCAAAGTCTTTATTGAAATCCATAATAGACTGGTCTACGggttaagtaataaaaaatataaactttgaattttttgaaaaaataattatttgaaaatgatTGACAAAtctagaaaattaaattgtttggctaaaatatatttatgattctTCTAAATGTTTTGAAGTTTGGTTTTAGCCGCTCTAATTTTGTCTTGTTTTTCATTCCTCTAATTTTGGAATTCAGGGTCCTCAAAATAGTTTAGATAATCCTTTAATAACATGACAAAAAGTGTTTTGGATGGTGTTAAGGACCAAAAATGGcacacttcaaaatgttttaattactattttggTCTTCTAGCTAACATTTTggctaaaatttaattttggtttccTATTTTCAGATATTGGTAATTTTAGatcctttatttttcaaaagtttgCTATTTTGATCATTCCATCTAAAATGAAGATGTTGACCATCGAGTTTGGTTATGTTGACCAACATATGACAGAAACTGATTAGATAAATGATAGGTgagttggattttttttattattacttgaaAAATTgacattgaaaaaaaagaaattttaaaaaaatgcttgaGGAAGGAATCAAAATGTTGATTCTCAAACCTTAACAGCTAAAATTTCCCAATCCTAATCCATATAAGAGGCGCATGAGGAAGAGCGAAGATTCGGCTCgggaaaaaaaatcagcatagtactacaaatccctttttactctaaccaaaggttgcaacTTTACATAACTAGTATAGGTGTAGctaaaaaaacacaataaactataaaaagaaaaaagaggtgAAAGCGGCGTTGCTAACAGTTTCATGAAGGGAGAGGCTCAAAGTGAGAGGGTTATTCGATCTTAGGACTGTTCatggttagttttttttaataacttaacAATAACTACTTAATAACCAATATGTCAAGTGGTTAGTATAATCAAGCCATAATCACTCATATAAACGCTTATATAATTGGGTATATATCATAATTGATTATGGATACAAACGATTGTCGATATATAGCTGGTttaaaattccttttttttagagatttaatgtttgtttttactCGAGATTTTGTGGATTTACTATTGCCGATGTGCATAGCTTCGTATTGCACAAAATTTAGTCACTATGTTTCTAATTTTTCATTGGAGAACTATTAGCAAGCATTTTCGGTCGGAAGCACAAAAgccaaaatgaatatattaaacCTCGGTGATTTTTAGTCAAATCCTACTCTATCATATGCATAAATTCAATTGCTAAACTGAGGTATGGTGTGAGACTATGATTATTTGAATTGGATTTCAAGAAATATGtttcatttgtttaattatgCCACTAAATTGAAGTTTTTTAAGTTAATAAGTTACCCAGTTATATGAGCAGTTTgcgtaagtttatttttttaaaataagcaaTTTCATGGTTTCCTAatgtattttttcaaattatttttattttaaataagcagttttgtttttttttcaagaagtaAATTCtatgtatttattaaaaaaacgcTTATATAAatatcacttattttaaaatttaaataacctcaccctatatttatatttaattgaattttattatattggGATAAGATTCAACGTATAGGTTCAAAAGGTTTGTAAGTGTTTTTATTGGGTAAtgatattgaaaatttattaacaCTTCCTGTATACactcataaaatataaatttcattcttaaaaaaaaagaagatgtattcttaaactttttaataattgaagaatctaattaattttttaaataattaaaatattaaattatattttataataattaaaaacaaattaaatttttaattataattaaaggaccaataaaaatatagagagacatgaaaataaaagaagataagAACGATGACTCGTCCAAAAGAGGTTTGTTAAATTAGCGGATTGATCGTGTGCAGCGTAAGTAAGATAGTCCCGAAGATAAAGCCGTAAGTGTTGAAAGTCAACGAAGAAAAAGTTGAAGCAAACCAATAGGCAGCATACAACAGTAGCggttgtaattttaaaaatatagaccTACTTGCACAAGATTTCATCGCACACTCTATAAAGCGGAAGATATTTACTACGCCTGCGCCTGCAAGTGTGAGTGATATTTGAGCTTAAACCCTAGCCgctcttctcttcattcttcacTTTGgtaattttcttctcttcttcatccttctccTATGACCTTGATGCATTTACCTGTTTGTTTTTGCTGTTCTTTTCTTATTTCTGCATTTGTTTTTGGCTCGAGGTGCAAATCTGCTTATCTGAAAtgtgggtttagggtttaggtacAACTAATCATGCTACTGGGTTGGTGAGAAGGATAATGCTTTGAGCTTTGTGATGATTGAGTGCTTTTGTTGAGATTGCTTTAGGATTTCCTTACTTTGTGTGTTTTTATGTCTTCCAAATGGCGAGTACGATGtcttgaaagtttttttttttttttttgtgaagtgAAGCATGTGACCTTTTTAGAATTTGTCATTCAGTTGTTATGGCTATCCCGATGATGTGTTTTTATTCTATTGATCCTTTCATTTTGTGTATCAGGAAACAATCATAATGGCGTTCTGTAATAAGGTTGGAAATGTCTTGAGGCAGGGTGCTGCTCGCAGCACACATGCCCCTGTTGCGTCCATGCTTAATTACATCCGCTGCATGTCTTCAAGCAAGCTTTTCATTGGAGGTATTCACTTCTGTTGGAAAAATAGTTGTGGATATAAACCACATACTTGGTCGCCTATTTTCTTatggttttattattttggacTTTGCTATCTTAGGCCTTTCATATGGAGTTGATGACCAGTCTCTTAAGGATGCATTTTCTGGCTTTGGAGATGTGGTTGATGGTAAGTTCAGCCTGCTTTCATTGTTGTCATATGCTGTCCAATTTCAGTCCCCCGTTAGCCTCACTTTACCATATGTTCTTCGGTTTCCTTTGATGTCATTATAATATTGCCATGACATTGTGTAAATCCTTCTTCTGCCATTGCGACTCCTTTGTGGTGCAACTTCTGTGAAAACAGCTGTTGCAGTTGCAATGTGTGTCACGGTTTCAATTGGCTTCACATTTTTGTGACAGTGTGGGACTACTCACAACCTCCCTCCGTTCATAGTGTCTGACTCCCCCTCCCCCCGCTCCTTTAAATGTTTTCATAGGTATTTTGTCTTGAGTAATTGAAGTTTGcagttaatattaattttaaaatagctGCTTATTCTTACTTGCttatagattaattttttatgcacatattaattgagattttatttcaACTGCTATGTAACTTGTTATTTGCCTGCAATACCATCTCTGCTATAAGTGGAATTTTGGCCCCCATCCTGCTGTTGGAATTTGTGTGCAAATTACCATTTTTTGTCTGGTTATTTCCACATGTGAATATTACTCAGAATCACAGCAAGCATAGCATTTTGTATCTTATTGTTAAATTGTGCTGGTGTATTCAAGGGAAAATTTCTTGGTTTATTATTGACAAAACTGGAATAAACATTAGAAGTGACTGGTGAGATTTCACAGCTGCTTTAAAAAATGACTGCCTGGTTTGGGTCTGTTTCACAGCAAAAGTTATAACTGATAGAGACAGTGGAAGATCAAGGGGATTTGGATTTGTCAACTTCTCCAATGATGAGTCTGCAAGTTCGGCACTCTCTGCAATGGACGGGAAGGTCAGAGTGCTTTTCTGTTTATAttgaacttttttattatagtcATCATTATTGACATGATATAGTTCTGTAGGATCTAAATGGGCGAAGCATTCGGGTATCCTATGCAAATGATAAACCATCTGCACCTCGACCTGGTGGCGGTGGCGGTTATCGTGGCGGGGATTATGATGGTGATTTTGCTTCTCGTAGTGGTGGTTGGTGatcaaatttttgtttgttgCGCCTTCTGCTTAGTTGAGATTTTATGTTTATGCCTAGCACTTCGATTAAGGTGGTCACTCAAGTGGTAAAGTAGTAATTATtggaattttatgtttttcccCGTTACATTTCTTGGTTATGTTATTCTGTGATTTTAATGGAGCATTTGTTTCCATCTATTATGGTCAATGTGCATGTTAGGTTGTATTTCGAATTACTTTTCTTGGTTCGGTGTTTATTTTTTCAACCACTAAAATAAAGTAGgtgttttcaatatattttgtcATTATGACTTGAGAAAATGGCCTGGCACTACCACCTTTTATGGTGACAGTAAGTATGccaggaattttattttttatcaaatgctTCCATGATCAGATTTCAGAGAAACTAGTTTGAATTGTTTATAGGGTGTTCTGCCCTTAAATTGACACGATTACTCTTGGGCCTGTGGATTCTTCTGAAGTCTTCGGTTGTTCTAAATATGGGTTTGTTATATTTGGGCCTATGAAATCTAAAAGCCACGAAAGGAGATTAATAACTTGGACAATCAGTTTGATTACACGGGCCTGTTGTGTACCGTTtgttaagtatttttatttagatttaTCATATTCACAATTTTGTAGGTAACTATCTATTCTCTTATTGTAATTCTCTTTAACAACCcgtcatttaatttaaataaaaattaaataagttttaattacgAAATCCAATAAATGCGTTGTTTTTTCAAACagcaataataaaattaataataagagaCTTCTGTCGTGCGGTTTTGCAATTTCGTATATTTTTTGGAACCCCGAAGCCTGCAGTCCATGTATGGGACGAATAAATTGTGAGGAAATAAAAGTAGAGAGAAATTTGATATGGTTGATAGGcttgaaatgatttttaaatttcacaTTTAGTTGCGAATAGAccattatgtttttattctggGTTTACTGCTCATTTATTTTCCTACTGCCATTGAGAAAAACTAATCGAAGCAATCCTATTGCCAAAAACAATGGACTTCTGAACAAATGCAAGGTCAATGCTGCTGAGAAGGGTAGAAGACAatgttgaaaatatatttccttTGTTTTCACTATTCTTTGGAGTTTTCTAATACATAATTATTACCCTCACTCCCCGTTTTCTCTCTCAATATTCATTATTCTTTCTCACTTTTGTACATagctttataaaattattataataaatcttAGAAATGTCATCTCATCTCCCGCTCTAATGTTCTACCTCTTCGAGctataacaaaaaaatcagGTTCATGGAAGAAATTTCAATGGCTGGTTCTTGTGATATAACTATTATACTGAACGAGTGACTTAAGCAATAGATCATCTAGAGTCAATATTACCTTAAGTATTTGTAGTTAAGATTTCAGGAGCGAGGGATGGAAGGACTAAAGCAAGCGAGGTCTAAAAGGCAAGGTCAAGAAAAAGCGGGTGCGCAGTTATAATTCTTTTAATCAGttttaataaatgtataaaCTTGGACAAGTTCTTTCAAATGTAGTTTTCTTGGATTGGAATGCCTACTCAGTGTCGGTGAGCAGTCTTAAGTTTCTTAAATGGGTCAAACAGTATGGCATATCTTGTCAAGAGTTTCGAAGTGATATGTCACCCTAATGTGAGGGCATGTGCTTATGTCCTTATTATCAAGTGTGAACAAAAGCCATCATTACATCAAGTTTTTCACTGAGATTGAACTTGCTGCACAACGTGATTGGTGGAACGTCTTTGTCCCTCTCATTTCCCAAATTTGTATTTGTCCATGTATATCAACATCACAAATTTGTCCATGTATATTACGGTGTATTTGGAAATTAGTTCGGAAAAACGCAACGTAAAATAATTGTTACTAAGATTTTAGTAACAATTAGTTGAAATTTGTCCACGTATGATtaacttatttatattataatttaaaaattgtgaccCGAGTTCTTTtagtaacaattattttttatctactgATCATAGAGCTAAGAGAGACATTTTCATTGTTATTCATAGAAAATATACTACCTAGATCATGCATGCATATAGCAGCAGAGTTTGGTATCTTTGCAAATTTTCAAACTTCATTCAGTATAAATGAAGATATAAGCTGACTCCTTTGCTAATTGGTTCTCTAAcattaaaataagaagaaaaagaaatccaacaagattaaaaaaaaacttgcgtTGACATTAACTGTATACACCAGCTTATATCATCTCTCTcgcacacacaaaaataaagatataattttaagataatggTTGAGAAGGAGGATTGAAGGGGGGAAAAGAGAGGCTCTGGGTTCAAATAATTAACATtcttacaataattaataactaatattttattgataaaaaaaaacctatacATACTTTTGACATCCTAGTATGTTATATATTATGTCTAAGTATGCTTTAGTCAAGTTTTCCCTCCAATAAacctaaattatttattaatattattgtcaATCATGGGTGTTTTTGAAGAATATAATCCAaaactattttcaaaatatataaagtcTCAGACTACtacctattaattttttttacgagATCCGTTAAGTTATGTCACTTCATCATCTAAGCAATGATGTAACAGACTGAAAGAGCGTCAAGCATCTCAACCGGTAAAAATGCGACCCATGGATGAGCAGATGTGCTTACTAACAGCAAGGTAACTCAATTTGCCTAAACTGCAatcctgattttatttttaaaaaaaagttaatcaaTTTACCCACAAATTATGCAAATCACATTTAAtcaaattgtataaaaaaatgaccGCTGATCGCAAATCTTCCACACAGTTAACAATTACACCTTCTGCATTCACCAAGAATATGCTGCATGAGGAATTACAACACAGCAGCCATGCCTAAAAGAATGTCAGAGAGAACCTGCTTGAAATCAGTCTTACTCATTTTTCATCTGGAATTGCAgtcaattataatttgaaacgAGATTACCAATTGCAGTCTGCAGAACGTCCATGGTTGCTTTTTGGCACAGTAATGGCAGAGGATGTTATCGATCATCTGTTGCACAATTTGCGGCTTTAAATTTTAGATTTCTGATTAAACAAAGCTGATATGGTAGTCTTTGGATCAGGTAAATCGGTCACTATGACACACGCATATCACAATCAGTGAGAGATTAAAACGAGGGTATAAAATTACTAttagttatgttgattattgtGTCGTcatgaatataaatttaatgtgaAATTGAATCAGATTCATTGATCAAGTGATGAAATTAAGAAGTAGTCTGATGATTTCCACGTCGAAAGAAAGTCAACATAGTGAAGGTTTATAGGCACTAAATTTCAATGTGAATGACAAAGGTATAGAGTCACATCTAGATCTAGAGGAAGAGGACTGGTGTTCCCAATACTAATACTTAATTGTACAGCTCCAGCCTGTCGTTGAGCATCCGACTAGTGAAGAATATTTATATTGCAGTCCACGCGTCTTACTACATTCAAATTGTCATCcacaaaaccaaaccaaacacatgCCAACATCTTTCTTCCATTTGGTCAAAGTTTGTGCCTTACTAATGCAATAGGAGTGGCCCTGTTTCGGTCTATAGGGCATTACTATCTTGCTTTGGTTGTGTACATACATTGACTATAATAATATACCCCTCTTTCCTCACACGCACattgcaagaaagaaggatCCATTGACTTACTTGCCTATACctagttatttttatattaattgatcCAGCTGAACATAATATACAATTACCCTTATGTTTGTTGGTTTGTTTCAGTAATAACTGCAAGTAATTAATATGATGGATCCCTTCCttaattaaaatctttttcATTGCCGATGCAGATGGAATTTAGGTGTTTCATTTCTCAATAGGCAATGTCCATGTGATGATCATATATTCAcgataaaaaaaagttctacTAGACAAGAAGCTtgtgacacacacacacatatatatatatatatgcagcaTGTCCCGGGACTTGTCTTTACTCTTTACTGTGCTAGTCGTGGAAAAATTGTACATGTGAATaaattacttttactttttttaggtTTGGGATAAAGCCTCACGAActtcacttatatatatatatatatatgagaggatattttcaaacaataatttataataataaatttgacagCAATGAAAATATAAGATGTGATGAGTGATAAATAACACGACAGGGAGAAATAATATTGTTGTATATACAAGAAAAGGAAACAGGGAatcacaattatttatttaatcggATTCTGAAAATCTTGACTTAGTGCGCATAGACAACTAAGAGGTTTTGAGAGTTTGCAATAATAATGCTCTTTTTTGAACACGCTAGTCTTTAACTTCAACCCTGTCTGCTACCCGGAACTTCCAAGGGACTCTGTGTCTTTTTGTTGTAAGTGTAAGCAACTGGCTGAATCTTGTCCATTCTTACAGTGATGATCACGTACAATTttacacaacaacaaaattctctcttctattattgttgttgttgattaaGGAAATGATGGTTTCTCTTATTTACggagaaataaagaaagaagtgaatgtCCTTGCTGCTCATTCCTCCCACAATGCCTCTTTCGATTGGGACCGACAGGgaataaagaattttaaaactttACAGGGCACTTGAGAATGACAAGTGTAATAATTtcttatcattaaaaaatacgTATTAGAAAGCCATAACGAACAAACTCCCAAATACTTAACTGTTTATAATACTCCATTATGTATAAAAATGGGTAAGTAATTACCTGTCTGGGTCTCTCGTGTtggtttaaattattataattgtagTAAATGTAGCTAAACATATTTATCTTGTAGGAAGAACACTTTATCCTTTTATACGAATAAAAAAGAGATATAGGAATTTAAATGTACCTTGTGAAagagataattaaagttttgaTATGAGTTGTGTTGTGTGTAAGTTATTGCATTTGCGTTAATTGGCAAGATGTTTAAGCCAATGAATTTTGACACTAGGGATGTCATTATTTTGGTAACCACCACTTTGTGTCGTTTCCTTGCTGGTATATATAGTTGCCCTTACTTACCCCAATCCAAGTCAATTCAATTCGTTT
Encoded proteins:
- the LOC114395695 gene encoding glycine-rich RNA-binding protein 2, mitochondrial-like; this encodes MAFCNKVGNVLRQGAARSTHAPVASMLNYIRCMSSSKLFIGGLSYGVDDQSLKDAFSGFGDVVDAKVITDRDSGRSRGFGFVNFSNDESASSALSAMDGKDLNGRSIRVSYANDKPSAPRPGGGGGYRGGDYDGDFASRSGGW